The following are encoded in a window of Leptospira selangorensis genomic DNA:
- a CDS encoding LA_2486 family SGNH/GDSL-type esterase, which yields MRDITYSRKIRFQFLLYSIFLFLLLEVLLRLPYFPSVQFRLVDKKLHCLETSGSFLSIPWMRLCSNQSLDLYHPEKNIRYHVSTDFRGERITSPVGIDVPESAGRNSYNKDTPEIWILGDSVALGYLVSDQESLPWALQNELVQNKRTGIVRNLGVDALGSFGIQERLTEVLKDSFPPQAAYWIYHISDFTDSFRELELQNSVKKRIFVRVSYILSKYSAVFNAFKIVYEKYKPEAADNLIIPSSGSVLGPDHPHRQAALSLFKFVKENKIPLILVFLPEPSGSYEPVVDSALVKEVRQIAIDSGISVLDLQKPIFDFWQKSNREIFLPKDGHPNPALYHFIAEEIVKDIH from the coding sequence ATGAGAGATATTACCTATTCTAGGAAAATTCGTTTTCAGTTTTTATTATATTCTATTTTTCTTTTTTTACTTTTAGAAGTTTTACTTAGACTTCCTTATTTTCCTTCCGTTCAATTCAGATTAGTGGATAAAAAACTTCATTGTTTAGAAACTTCCGGAAGTTTTTTATCTATCCCATGGATGAGGCTTTGTTCCAACCAAAGTTTGGATTTGTATCATCCTGAAAAAAATATTAGATATCATGTTTCCACTGATTTTAGAGGGGAAAGGATTACTTCTCCAGTTGGTATAGATGTCCCCGAAAGCGCGGGTAGGAACTCCTACAACAAGGATACACCGGAAATTTGGATTTTAGGAGATTCTGTTGCCTTAGGATACTTGGTTAGCGACCAAGAAAGCCTCCCTTGGGCCCTACAAAATGAATTAGTCCAAAATAAAAGAACTGGCATTGTTCGAAATCTGGGAGTGGATGCACTCGGGAGTTTCGGGATCCAAGAAAGACTAACCGAAGTTCTGAAGGATTCTTTCCCGCCTCAAGCTGCCTATTGGATTTATCATATCTCCGATTTTACTGATTCTTTTAGAGAACTAGAATTACAAAATTCCGTTAAAAAAAGGATATTCGTTCGAGTTTCCTATATTCTTTCTAAATATAGCGCTGTATTCAACGCATTCAAAATTGTTTATGAAAAGTACAAGCCTGAAGCCGCAGATAATTTAATAATTCCTTCTAGCGGTTCCGTTTTGGGCCCAGACCATCCTCATAGACAAGCAGCTCTTTCTTTGTTTAAATTTGTAAAAGAGAATAAGATACCACTTATTCTGGTATTTCTTCCTGAACCTTCCGGAAGCTATGAGCCTGTAGTAGATTCCGCATTAGTGAAAGAAGTCCGACAAATCGCAATTGATTCCGGAATTTCCGTGCTCGATTTGCAAAAGCCGATTTTCGATTTCTGGCAAAAATCAAATCGGGAGATCTTTCTTCCGAAAGACGGGCATCCGAACCCAGCGTTATATCATTTTATAGCGGAAGAAATAGTAAAAGATATTCATTAA
- a CDS encoding MBOAT family O-acyltransferase codes for MLFNSLHYLFFAPIVILVYFLVPSRFQKLWLLVTSLYFYAVFRVPFILLLIYSIAITYFCTLWMDKSESRFGKLFFLNIAIWGNLSLLYFFKYLDFSFTVWNTILGLVPCEPYYAYPSGILLPMGISFFTLQAIAYAVDVYHKKVKRAESLFQFGLFLSFFPQLVAGPIIRAQDMLHQFLDTYTFKKENLLPGIRQLAWGLFKKTFVADPIAAVIDPVFADPLHYGWFSLAVTGSLYIIQMYCDFSGYSDVAIGTGRIMGFHIPINFRQPFLSQTVSEFWRRWHISFSSWLKEYVYIFLGGNKKGISRTYINLFLTTFVSGIWHGADWNFVVWGFVHASLMVIERFAFSFERIKNYWDKIPSTIKVAYPFTIFGISMYFFRARPVEGIGNSVQVGWAMVSRMFSGVEGDFLPVPLSVLFTVFILMLGDYLMEKETPWAKKLFENRIWVYGISGILISICFILYSVTVSAPFLYFQF; via the coding sequence TTGCTCTTTAATTCCCTTCATTATTTATTTTTCGCACCCATAGTCATCTTAGTTTATTTTCTGGTACCTTCTAGGTTCCAAAAACTTTGGCTATTAGTTACTAGCTTATATTTTTATGCGGTTTTCAGAGTTCCATTCATCTTATTACTGATCTATTCCATAGCGATCACATATTTTTGTACACTTTGGATGGATAAGTCAGAATCCAGATTTGGAAAATTATTTTTCCTGAATATAGCTATCTGGGGAAACCTGTCTTTACTTTATTTCTTCAAGTATCTGGACTTCTCTTTTACGGTCTGGAATACGATCCTCGGGCTCGTTCCTTGCGAACCATATTATGCGTATCCTTCCGGGATACTACTTCCAATGGGGATTTCATTTTTCACCCTTCAGGCGATTGCTTACGCGGTGGATGTATATCATAAAAAGGTAAAAAGAGCGGAGAGTTTATTTCAGTTCGGATTATTTTTAAGTTTTTTCCCACAATTGGTAGCAGGACCGATCATCCGTGCTCAGGATATGCTCCACCAATTTCTGGACACGTACACATTCAAAAAAGAAAATTTGTTACCAGGGATCAGACAACTTGCCTGGGGACTTTTCAAAAAAACATTCGTAGCGGATCCAATCGCAGCAGTAATCGATCCGGTATTTGCGGATCCACTTCATTATGGTTGGTTCTCTTTAGCGGTCACAGGTTCCTTATACATCATCCAAATGTATTGCGACTTCTCCGGATATTCGGACGTAGCCATCGGAACCGGAAGGATCATGGGCTTCCATATCCCGATCAACTTTAGACAACCGTTCCTTTCCCAAACAGTTTCGGAATTCTGGAGACGTTGGCATATTTCATTCAGCTCTTGGTTGAAAGAATACGTGTACATCTTCTTAGGTGGAAATAAAAAAGGGATCTCCAGAACTTATATCAATCTATTTCTCACAACATTCGTGAGTGGGATCTGGCATGGAGCGGATTGGAATTTCGTTGTCTGGGGATTTGTTCATGCAAGTTTAATGGTGATCGAAAGATTCGCATTCTCTTTCGAACGTATTAAAAATTATTGGGATAAGATCCCAAGCACCATCAAAGTAGCGTATCCATTCACTATCTTCGGGATTTCCATGTATTTCTTCCGAGCAAGACCAGTCGAAGGGATTGGAAATAGTGTCCAGGTAGGTTGGGCGATGGTAAGTAGAATGTTTTCCGGGGTCGAAGGTGACTTCTTGCCAGTACCGTTATCCGTTCTTTTTACGGTGTTTATCCTTATGCTCGGGGATTATCTGATGGAAAAAGAAACTCCTTGGGCCAAAAAACTTTTCGAGAATCGAATCTGGGTCTATGGGATTTCAGGTATTCTGATCTCTATCTGTTTTATCTTATATAGTGTGACAGTAAGCGCACCTTTCTTATATTTTCAGTTCTAA